The following is a genomic window from Rutidosis leptorrhynchoides isolate AG116_Rl617_1_P2 chromosome 8, CSIRO_AGI_Rlap_v1, whole genome shotgun sequence.
aaattaaattaaataaataattgaAAGAAAGTTCCATTTTTATGAGTGTCTTTTGGTACACTGCATCCTTAAATGGAAATTTTTGTCGTTCTCATCAACAAAGGGGGCAGGAGTGATTCCAAACGCCTAAAAGTGGGTATTATGACTCATTTGCGTATTCAATGGGTCAATCTCGGTTAACTTTGATCTCAAGCGGGTCAACATTAAATTCATTAGAAAGGGATGAGGTTAAATGGTTAAAATTCTCCCAAAATTGCATTTTAAATGCATACGACATTTTGACTCACTAACTTTACAATATTGGATTACTATCGCAGTGATATAGTTTTCTGCAATCAATTCAAATCCTTTATTAGTTTGTCAAAAGAAGTCTAAAAAATGGACTAAGTGCAGTTGCAGCTCCAACTGACCCATTTAAAACCAGACTGGGAAAAAAACGTGTTTGACTAGTTACCCAAACCACCATACAAGTCCATCTTGCCACTTGAAAGTTagaagtacaaaatataaataagAACTGAAAAGGAGTAAAGCACTACTGTTTCGTGCAAAATGCAAAAGCAATGGAAGTTTCAAAATTGACACATACCTGAAGTGCTAAATCTCATAATATTGGTACTCTCAGATCCCTTCAGTGGCACAATGCAGCTAAAATTACAAAAATTGATAAATTTCAATAAAATGGTAACAAGAAAAACAAGATACAGTAGCCAAGAATGAAAAACGAGTATATACTTGATACAGTTGTCGTGAACACCACCACGGCCTTTATCACTGCTGGTTCCCTGTTTTGAGCTTCCGTAAAACTTTCCAAATGCTTCCGTTAGCTGAAAATGAGACACAAATCTAAGGTCCAATCCAAACCTTTTTTAAAATGCAATCTAAACATGTTTAGTGGGTAACAATATATAAATTCAAATTATCATGCAGATATCGAGAAGAAAGGTCAAGTTGATTGAAAAAACCTGTGAACCATATCTTGCACTAGAAGAAGCTGCCTTTTTTTCATCAAGAAACCGGACAAAGCTCCTATAACATAAATAACGTCAAGTTATTAATTGTGTATCTAACACAATAAACATGCTTTACAAAAGTAACCACAGATCAAATATGACAAATCCTAGCATGATATCAAATGCTTAGAGCTTTATAAAACTTTCATTTCTAAATAGAGATATGATTGTAATAAGACAGTTTTTCTATACATAATTAACACGTCAACTAATTATGAATAAGCTTTGAAGGTCAAATGGACCAATCAACACTGTCTTGACCTGTTACCCAACCCGTTCATTTTGCCACCTCTAGTAATAACCTATATCGAAGTACAAAATGGAAAATCGTAGCCATACCATAAGCCAGTTTGATCCGCTGCAAAAACCATAGGATTGCAGTCATAACCCACACCAATTACAAGCTTCTCAGAAACAAACATAACCTGGTAGAAACGTTATTTATAACCACATGTACAAAAAGAGGTGAAAAAACAAAACATAAAGCTTGAGAGGATGCTGACCCACATCACGAAGAGGCAGATCACGTAGTACCACACTTTGAGCAGAAGGAGAAGGTCCAATATGATCAGCAAAGTATATCATTGAATTATGGCCTGGTAAATGTCAAAAAAAAAGACACAATTCTTTTAGAAAGCATATAAAGGTACAACCTTTTGAAAGAAAAATGTAAGGAAACCAATCTCTTAACAATTTTTAGAGATCAAGCTGAACGATTTGTTATTGGTTATTGTCTTACATCGAAATTAAAGCAACTAAAGTAAATTCTCTCACCTATGTAGGCTAAGCTATTACCACTTGGGGACCATTTGACACCAAAAGCCCAGCAAATTGAGAGATCAAGCTGAACGATTTGCTGATCAGACATAACAAAAAAGATTAAACTATATGGAAAAGAGCAAATATATATACCACTCAGGTTTTCATTCACATTTTTATAGTACAGATTTTAAGCTCAAATTGGAAAACTAAAGCACCAAACCTCTCCAAATTTGGCATCTAATGAGGATCCGCTTCCTGCTTTCTTTGGTTTACTGCCCACCAATATCATAGATGTCAGTGCATAGGTTCCGCAAACATATGAAGTTTGTAAACGATGAAGAATTTAACATTTTGTACACGTACCCTGCATCAACTCCTTTAATGAAAGTTGAAAATACTCTACACTTTCCATCAGTAGATGTTGTAGCAATGAGAACCTGTAAAAATAACTAAGTTTATCAAAATCATAGTGTATTATATACCTATGCTCAAATAATCACAAAGGAACCAATATGCACATTAATGCATGCATGTACATATACCTTGATATACAAGACTATCTCCCCATCCCATTATAAGAATTAATTAGATTATATGTGATATGTTTAACCGAAATAAATTCGTGATTACAAAATGGTTGGAAAAGCCTAAACACGGGTAATAATGATCTTAGAATAGCAAGATAATGTGTCTACAGAATAAGTTTATGAGATGCAAATGATGGTAAGTAAAACCATGATTGAACTTAGTAAATGCATATAATTAAACTTTAGTATAAACTGTAAGTCTGTAACACagaacagcatcaacagtatcaaCAATTCAAAGTAAAATGACATAAATGAAATATGTACATTATTTGGATGCCAAGCTACGCTGGTCACAGACGAATCATGCCTTTTCCTGATTAGCTTACTAACCCACCTGAGAAAATAAATATGGTACATGGTCAACAAGAGTTGACACCTGTATGCTGTCATCTACTAAAGTACACAATGAAACTCTCAGTGCACAAAAAGGCATGCAAATATATGTCAAAACAAgatgttaataaaataaaaaaataaaaaaaataaagaaagcaAGCTATTACCAATTGTTCTCCTGCTCATAGTAACATATACAAACAGTTTTAGCACCACTTCCCACAGCAAATTTGTTACCTGCAAAACGTAATTACCAAGTTAACATGAATAACATCACAGAAACATAGGTATGTAGAATAGGTTTCTTGATCTCTAATATATAAAGTCAAAATATACATAAAGCGATTCTATGAATATGAACATCAAAACAAATGAAACAAGTCATATGTGGTGTGCCAACATTGTCAGTGAGTTTCACAAACAATGTTCATGGTGCAGAAGCTAAACAGACATCCTATACTATAAACTAGTTACCACCACATGACATCGTATCTTGTAATGGCGGATCCAAAAACGTATAATAGCTTTGAAAATATCTACTTATCTAAGAGAAAAATAAATAAGCACGCATTCCTATAGATTAATATTGTTTGTGAGTAACCCTGAACTATTAACAAAGTAAGATGCCatcaatttaagattaataattcaAGTGTCGCATTATTAATTCCATTTTGTGTCATCTTAAAAGGTAAAGAACGTAGGACAAGTTGTTAGACATGGCCGCAAGGAATCAAATTTCAAATTTTGTATCATAAAAGTGACATCAGCTTTAACCGAAAACACCGTAGGTTAATATCAAATAGTCAGACAAAGACTGTtagaatatacatatacatatacatacacatgaaATAAAATCTGAATAAAAAACAAGAAAAAGTATAACATAAGTTCAAAACAAATCCATATTTGAAATTAACAAATGCACTTTTGGATGTGTGATAGCGGTTCACGGGTTATTCTCACAAGTTGATTAAAATATTAAACCTGAGACATCCTAATACCATAGGTTAGGGGGCTCATTTGTATGAGGCCTAAAAGATACTATAGGTGAACCCTGCTCATGTGTCCATCAGTACATTCTATATCTTTATTCCTTTATTTTGCGTTATCAGACTACAACTTTGAATACTTATCTCGTATTCATTATCGTAAAGGAGACACTTGTCGTTTCCAGATATTATGAGAAGAACTAAATGCACACATGTTACAATACCTTTAGGACTCCACTGCACACAGAGTGCAGCACGGTTGAGCCTAAGGATAACAAGGGTTGGAACCCATACAGACCCTTCCTGGTTCCAAACGTACCTGCAAAACGATAAATTATCTATCATAAGAATCcacagaacaaaaaaaaaaaaaataaaaataaaaaaaaataaaaaaaaaaaacaaaaagaggCATAGAGGCATGCTTCATTATATTGGGTACACGCAGAACTGCAGTAGCAAAAAAAATCAGCCATCATGTGTACATTGGATTGCGGATGTCAGTGACAGTTTATAAAAGAGAGATATATGCAACTATGTTTCCTAAATTAAACAGGAGATGTATTCAATGCTTAGGACATTCACTTACGAATTCCGATCATGAGAGACGGTGACAATCCTGTTCGATGATTCACTCCAATCTATCCCAGCAATAATTTGGTCATGCTGCACCATAGTAGAACTATAAATCAGAAGCTTTCCTTGAATTTACCAACGGATATATACGTACAGAAAATTTTCAACGAGGGATTAAAAACAGATAGATAACTAAGATAAGTCAAAATAGATAACTAAGATATGTCCAAAGAGAGTACTACATGTTGAAGTTCCATATACTTGTATCCAGACACCAGCACATCAACATATTATTTCAACATTTTAAAAACAATCATTATGCTTTCACATGGAGTTTTAGAAGTATGTCAAAAGCTTCCTTACGTCAATGACATGTCAAATATCATAATACACAAAGTTGTCATAGGCTCAAGGGGTCATGGGGCCTGAGGCACATGGCTTACACAtcctaataaaataaaataatatataattgaaGAACTAATTGAAGTCAATAAAAGAAGCTGGACGCCAAAATATATGCCAGAATCTAATTAAACCCAACTTTGTTCATAGACAAGGAAGATAAGAAGATGAAAACACACATATTCAGCTATAACAGATCAGTTATTGGGAGCTAAAGTACATAACCATAAACAATAGATTGTATGAAAACAAATAACATAAACAAATAGGTGTGAAAATAATGATAGTCACCAAAGAGCATAAACGCACACACGGAAAGGAATGACTGCAACAAACTTAACATCAAGTACCTTTTGAAGAACGTGAATCCTTTCCCAATTTTCTTCCACCAACTTATAGATGTGAACCTCATTATTGTTTGGACAGAGAGCAATCACTGCATGAATAATTTATCATGACATAAGCAGATACATAGAAATCCAAACACATATGCACACACAAGCTATATTATCAGAGAAGGTGATATTACATAGCAGAACGCTGCAGTAAGAGACTCACTCAATTTTAACATGCATAATAGAAAGTGAAAACTTTCATATAACTTTTTACATGTGTATAGATGTTGATCGACCGTATGGATCAATCTTATTCCGATCTAAAATCTCCCAGTTAACCAACTTCATCGTAAGTTTTATTCTAATAGCAAACAGATTAACTAGATATACAACATATACGTACATAACAATGGATCACTATGAGAATAAACAAAAACATacctaaataaataaaaactgaacCAGTTGCAAAATCTAGAAATTATCAATTTCTATTACGAATAATTGATCATATCACCAATCAATGTACACAAACAGATCATTTCAAGCTTATTAACCTAAACCTAAAGTTTACATGATTTCAACAAATGTAAACAAATTCGTTAACAATATAATTTAAGATTTACTGAATCTGCATCTTACTAGAGTGATCAGGACTCCAAGCATGACACGAAATGCAATCGGCAAACTGATGAACTGCAATTGCCGCCATTTGAATCTGCAAAACAAAATATGATTCCGTTAGGTTTTTGATCTGATCATAGACTATATAAACGAGAGAGATAGAGGATTACGAATTGATTAGATTAGATTAAAAAAGCATAATCATGTAATTTCAATGGAATCAGAAACAAGATCTGTGATTTAATGCACTTTTTACAATTACAATttatttagggttttaattttgttattctttttttattattatattattattattattatcacaatcaCAATTTTACCTTTTTGGAGGTTTTATTATTAACTTTCACTTTCGGTCCCTACAGTTAAACCTTCTATACATACAAAACCTCCAAGTTGATAACTGCGAGCAGAAATAAAGTTTACCCAAAAAACGTCAAATTatcaatattaaatattaaaagatCGTCG
Proteins encoded in this region:
- the LOC139861760 gene encoding actin-related protein 2/3 complex subunit 1A-like — its product is MAAIAVHQFADCISCHAWSPDHSMIALCPNNNEVHIYKLVEENWERIHVLQKHDQIIAGIDWSESSNRIVTVSHDRNSYVWNQEGSVWVPTLVILRLNRAALCVQWSPKGNKFAVGSGAKTVCICYYEQENNWWVSKLIRKRHDSSVTSVAWHPNNVLIATTSTDGKCRVFSTFIKGVDAGKPKKAGSGSSLDAKFGEQIVQLDLSICWAFGVKWSPSGNSLAYIGHNSMIYFADHIGPSPSAQSVVLRDLPLRDVMFVSEKLVIGVGYDCNPMVFAADQTGLWSFVRFLDEKKAASSSARYGSQLTEAFGKFYGSSKQGTSSDKGRGGVHDNCINCIVPLKGSESTNIMRFSTSGLDGKVVVWDLKDQEDLLEYL